The genomic DNA ACGGAGGCAGAGCGCTTGCGAGCCCTACTGCGTGCCGCCGGCATCGACTCGAATGCAAGTGAGCCGTAATCGATCGCACGGCTCGTTCCGTGTCCTCGAACTGGACAGATGGGTGTCGGTCGCATCAGGGATGCCTCGTCGGCCGGGGTAGGCGAACGATGATGCAAGTTCGATCACTTATTTGGCTGAGGGTAGCCGTACTCGTCACCGCATTTACGCTGTACATCGTTGCGTGCGCCCTCCCGGCAGCCGCGTTCAGCGTTGCCAGCAACGACAGTATCGCTTACGGGTTGGGCCTCCTGCTGTGCGGTTGGATTGACGGACCGCAAGCGTTCCTGCCGTGGTCGTCCAATTTCCTCTGGCTGATCGCGGCGGCATTGCTTGTGGTGGGTCAGCCGAAGTTGGGGTGGGTCTTCTCGATGTTCGGCCTGCTGTTCGCGAGCCGGGTGCTTTTACCGTACCCCGGTGCTGTGTTATTGGAGGCCAAGTATTGGTGGCTGGGAAGCCACGTGGCGATGGCCACGGGAAGTACAACGGCGTGCGTCTGGTCGTGGCTGTGCGACCCACCACGGAACGACTCCGTGCCGTGAGAGCGGTGAGACGACGGAGTTAAGCTGTCGGGCGCGTCGGCCGCCGTAAGCCGCTGTGCGGATCGATGGTTCGCGAGCCCTTCCCGCGTGTGGCAGTCTCACGAGACGTCAGCTGTAATTTTCGGGCGCCACCTGGGAAGATGTCGGTGTCGTTTGCGAGGAGGTGTGAGCCGTGAGCGCAGTGACATCGCCGGTGCCGCCGGGCGTCGTGTTTCCCGATTCGGACGGCAAACCGATGTCCGAGAACACCAAGCAGTACGAGTGCATCGTTACCCTCAAGGGGAACGTCGAGGCGGTCCTCCCGGACACCGCGTTCGTGGCCGGGGACAACCTGATCTACCCGGACCCGACGGACCCGGGGGTGTGCCAGGCGCCGGACGTGTACGTGGCGTTCGGCCGCCCCGGGGGCACCGCGGGAGTTACAAGGTGTGGGAGGAAGGGGGCGTCTTCCCGCAGGTCATCTTCGAGGTCCTGTCGCCGTCGAACACGGCGGCCGAGATGCGCCGCAAGCGGGCGTTCTACGAGCACCACGGGGCCGACGAGTACTACGAGTACGACCCGGACACGGGTGGGTGGGACGGGTGGGTGCGGGCCGCGGCGACCGGCCGGTGGGCGGCCGTCGAGATGGACGAACACGTGAGCCCGCGGGTCGGCATCCGGTTCGCAGTACGGGACGAGCTGACCGTCTTCCGGCCGGACGGCAGCCCGTTCGACTCGTTTCAGGAAATCGACCGGCAACGCGCCGCCGAACGACGGCGGGCCGAAACCGCCGAGCGGCAAGTCGCGGCCGAACGGAAGCAGAAAGAGGCCGAGCGAAAACAGAAAGAAGCTGAGCGGAAGCAGAAAGAAGCCGAGCGGAAACGGGCCGTCACGGCGGAGACGGAGGCCGAGCGCTTGCGAGCCCTACTGCGGGCCGCCGGCATCGACCCGGATAAACATTGAGTCATCGCCGAGCCTGGCCGGATCGGTGACATACTCGCGGCATGGGAGGCGATCCACCGCCGGTACGCTGGGATCTGGTTGTACGGACCGGACTCTTGGTATCAGACCCGCGAGTCCTTCATCGAGATGTGCAGCCGGGCTTGAGGTTTTGTCGTAACAAACTCCACCTCCTGCCAGTTCCTTCGCCGCTATATCGGTTTGTTGGCGCGAAGGGGATATCAAGTCGGTCCGCTACGCCTTCTTTTTCGCCTTCCGTTCCTTCTTCACCTTCGGCTTGATCGCCGGGATCTCGGCGTTGGAAACGTGCATCTCGCGCAGCTTCTTTCTGGCCCGCGACAGCAGGGCGCCGATCGTGTTGACGGGGATGTTGAGTTCGGTGCTGATCTCTTCGTACGTCCGCCCTTCCAGGTAAAAGAGGCGGACGACTTCCCGGTCTTTGCCGGACAGGCGTCGCAGCAGCGACTCGACCTCGTCCAAACTTTCCATGCCCTTCTGGGCGGCCGGGCTGTCGTCCGGGAGTTCGATCGGGGTCTTCACGTCCCCCTTGCGGATCGCCTCGCGGACCGTCTGCCGACGGTTCAACTCGTGGATGCAAATTCGCCGGGCAATGACGGTTAGATACGTCGCGAGGTTGGCCTGCCCGCGGAACTGGCGGAGGACTTTGTAATCCTCGGCGACGATTTGCAACAACACCTCGGCCGCGATGTCTTCGACGTCCTCGGGGTTGACGCGGGCACTGCGGAGGTGCGAGGTGTGTTGGATGACGTGGTAAATGAGACTCAGGAACCGGTCCACGAAGTCGTTCCACGATCCGGGCTGCTTGGTCAGGCAGCGCTGGAGCAAGTCGCGGTCGATTGGCGTCAGCGACACGGCGGGAACCCCTCGTGGCGTGCGGGAGAGCCTGTTCCCCGGAACCATCCCAGCGGCCAGGCGGCGCGACCAGCGGATGCGAGTCATCTCCGCTTACCCCCATTTTACCTGCGCCCGCACCGCCGGCATAGTCTGCCGCGTCACGGGCCGCACTTTTCGTCCCGGTCGGGGCGGCGCCTTCGTACCTTCAATAAGAGGTACAGGCCCGGAAGGAACTCTTTACACGCGCACTTTTTGCTTCCGCCCCCCGTGCGGCGGGTGTACCCTCCTTAAACACCCTTTTCCCGCCGGAGTCCCGCCGTGCAACCCTCCCGTCGCGAATTTTCCGCCCGACTGTTCGGATCGCTCGTCGCTTATGGCCTGGTCGAAACCCTCTGGACCCGCGACCTCTTCGCCGACGCGATCAAGCCGGCCATCGGCGACTGGTTCCGCGAACTGGTCACGATGACCAAGGATCTCCGCGGCCGAAAGTTGTCGGACCTGGAGTTCCAAACCAAGATGGAAGACCTGTACCGCCGGGTCGATCTCACGGCGCTGGCGGGCCTCGTCAAACTCGACGAGATCGAGAAGAAGACGAAACTCCCGGAAAACGGGGCCGCGAGCCTGGGCTTCGACCTGAGCCGGGTCGAGGGGTTGCCGCGGGAGGTCGAGTTCGGCAAGCAAATTTTCGGCTGCCGGAAGGACCGGTCGATCGTGCCGCACGGGCACGCGAACATGTGTACCGGGTTCATCGTGTTAAAAGGGAAGTGGCTCGGCCGGCACTACGATAAGGTCGAGACGCAGAAGGACCACTACGTGGTCAAGCCGACCATCAACCGCGAGTTCGGCCCTGGCGACCTGTCGACCATCTCGGACCACAAGGACAACGTCCACTGGTTCAAGGCAGTGTCGGATACCGCGTACATCTTCAACGTCCATGTCACCGGCTACGACCCGGACATGAGCGGCGGCTCCGGCCGGCTCTACCTCGATCCGGACGGCGAGAAGCTGTCAGGCGGCCTGATCCGGGCGGCGAAGATGTCGTCCACCGAGTGCCACAAGAAATATGGCTGAGCGAGAACCGGACACTTTGGGAGCGGAAGTGCTTGACGAAGTGGGTTACTTTGCCGTGGGCTGAGACGCAGGAACCGGCCCGCGCTGTCCACACTGCTCGGGAACGGCTGTTAGTCCCAATTTTCGCATCGCGGCCACGAATCGATCGCGATCCACTCGATAAGAATGTCGCCCGTCGTAATATTCGTAATAACGGTCGTCATGCCCCGGCAAGAACCCGAGCCGCACGGATTCACCAGATCGCCGAGTTAGTACCAGTTCTCC from Fimbriiglobus ruber includes the following:
- a CDS encoding Uma2 family endonuclease; this encodes MWEEGGVFPQVIFEVLSPSNTAAEMRRKRAFYEHHGADEYYEYDPDTGGWDGWVRAAATGRWAAVEMDEHVSPRVGIRFAVRDELTVFRPDGSPFDSFQEIDRQRAAERRRAETAERQVAAERKQKEAERKQKEAERKQKEAERKRAVTAETEAERLRALLRAAGIDPDKH
- a CDS encoding RNA polymerase sigma factor; translated protein: MTRIRWSRRLAAGMVPGNRLSRTPRGVPAVSLTPIDRDLLQRCLTKQPGSWNDFVDRFLSLIYHVIQHTSHLRSARVNPEDVEDIAAEVLLQIVAEDYKVLRQFRGQANLATYLTVIARRICIHELNRRQTVREAIRKGDVKTPIELPDDSPAAQKGMESLDEVESLLRRLSGKDREVVRLFYLEGRTYEEISTELNIPVNTIGALLSRARKKLREMHVSNAEIPAIKPKVKKERKAKKKA